A stretch of the Pan troglodytes isolate AG18354 chromosome 20, NHGRI_mPanTro3-v2.0_pri, whole genome shotgun sequence genome encodes the following:
- the LOC100615800 gene encoding putative olfactory receptor 7A2, protein MKPGNETQISQFLLLGLSEEPELQPFLFGLFLSMYLVTVLGNLLIILAAISDSHLHTPMYFFLSNLSFADICFVSTTVPKMLVNIQAQSRVITYAGCITQMCFFILFVVLNSLLLTVMAYDRFVAICHPLHYTVIMNSWLCGLLVLVSWIVSILYSLLQSIMALQLSFCSELKIPHFFCELNRVIHLACSYTFINDMMMNFTSVLLGGGCLAGIFYSYFKILCCMCSISSAQGMNKALSTCASHLSVVSLFYCTGVGVYLSSAATHNSLSNAAASVMYTVVTSMLNPFIYSLRNKDINRALNRFFREQK, encoded by the coding sequence ATGAAACCAGGGAATGAGACACAAATTTCACAGTTCCTTCTCCTGGGACTTTCAGAGGAACCAGAATTGCAGCCCTTCCTCTTTGGGCTATTTCTGTCCATGTACCTGGTCACCGTGCTCGGGAACCTGCTCATCATCCTGGCCGCAATCTCAGactcccacctccacacccccatgtacttcttcctctccaacctgtCCTTTGCAGACATCTGTTTTGTGTCTACCACTGTCCCAAAGATGCTGGTGAACATCCAGGCACAGAGCAGAGTCATCACCTATGCAGGCTGCATCACCCAGATGTGCTTTTTTATACTCTTTGTAGTGTTGAACAGCTTACTCCTGACTGTGATGGCCTATGACCGGTTTGTGGCCATCTGTCACCCCCTGCACTACACAGTCATTATGAACTCCTGGCTCTGTGGACTGCTGGTTCTGGTGTCCTGGATCGTGAGCATCCTATATTCTCTGTTACAAAGCATAATGGCATTGCAGCTGTCCTTCTGTTCAGAATTGAAAATCCCTCATTTTTTCTGTGAACTTAATCGGGTCATCCACCTTGCCTGTTCCTACACTTTTATTAATGACATGATGATGAATTTTACAAGTGTGCTGCTGGGTGGGGGATGCCTCGCTGGAATATTTTACTCTTACTTTAAGATACTTTGTTGCATGTGTTCAATCTCATCAGCTCAGGGGATGAATAAAGCACTTTCCACCTGTGCATCTCACCTCTCAGTTGTCTCCTTATTTTATTGTACAGGCGTAGGTGTGTATCTTAGTTCTGCTGCAACCCATAACTCACTCTCAAATGCTGCAGCCTCAGTGATGTACACTGTGGTCACCTCCATGCTGAACCCCTTCATCTACAGCCTGAGGAATAAAGACATAAACAGAGCTCTGAATCGATTCTTCAGAGAGCAGAAATAG